One region of Nitrospinaceae bacterium genomic DNA includes:
- the valS gene encoding valine--tRNA ligase, with translation MIQLDKRYDPKQVEAHWGAYWLDNGLYHADENLDSETFAIVIPPPNITGSLHIGHAFNNTLQDILTRWKRMSGFNALWQPGTDHAGIATQNVVERQLHAEGTDREALGREEFIQRVWKWRDESGGTIGNQLRKLGCSLDWERDRFTMDEGLSRAVREVFVSLYEEGLIYQGDYIINWCPRCHTALSDLEVEYEDAMGHLYNIKYKIKGEDRFLTIATTRPETMLGDTAVAVNPDDERYQGLGGKTLLLPLAGREIPVIEDSYVDTSFGSGALKVTPAHDPNDFEIGQRHQLPTVNVMNPDGTMSEKAGTDYAGLDRYECRKKVVADLETQGLLVKIEDHMHSVGHCYRCRTVVEPYLSKQWFVKTKPLAEPAMEAVRNGSIKIVPQFWEKTYFEWMENIRDWCISRQIWWGHQIPAWHCPKCKKITVARETPERCQHCESEELVQETDVLDTWFSSGLWPFSTLGWPDQTMTLKKFYPTSVLCTGFDILFFWVARMIMMGLKMMKEVPFRQVYIHALIRDAEGQKMSKTKGNVIDPLVMMEKYGTDALRFTLAAFAAQGRDIKLAEDRIEGYRNFCNKLWNASRFVFMNLEDYKGTCELDDSLKRSAADRWILSRLNAASKETNEALEEFKFNEAASVVYKFIWNEFCDWYIELSKSSLFKQGPEKQAVQNVLVHVLETSLKLLHPFMPFITEEIWQKLPAEGKTIMTAAFPRYDDAKVDEKIEEELGLVMDIVTSARNIRGEMNLNPGLTVPLDIKTDDAPKTLLIKASAKLINELARVELRTVDASVVKAKASASSVLDGMDIIIPLEGMMDFAEEKSRVEKELKKIEKDLIFLDKKLSNQNFVKKAPPEILEKDKQRKRALSEKQTKLKVHLQTIEQAIS, from the coding sequence ATGATCCAACTCGACAAAAGGTACGATCCCAAACAAGTTGAAGCGCATTGGGGGGCTTATTGGCTCGACAACGGGCTTTATCACGCCGATGAAAATCTGGACTCTGAAACCTTTGCCATCGTGATTCCTCCTCCCAATATTACCGGATCTTTGCATATCGGGCATGCTTTTAACAACACCCTGCAGGACATCCTGACTCGCTGGAAACGCATGTCCGGGTTCAATGCCCTCTGGCAGCCGGGGACCGACCATGCCGGTATTGCCACACAAAACGTTGTGGAGCGGCAGCTGCACGCCGAAGGAACGGACCGTGAGGCATTGGGTAGAGAAGAATTCATCCAACGGGTCTGGAAATGGCGCGATGAATCGGGGGGAACCATCGGCAACCAGCTGAGAAAACTGGGCTGTTCTCTCGACTGGGAGAGAGACCGGTTCACGATGGATGAAGGTCTGTCGCGCGCGGTCCGGGAGGTGTTTGTCTCGTTGTATGAAGAGGGTCTGATTTACCAGGGAGATTACATCATCAACTGGTGCCCCCGGTGCCACACCGCGCTTTCCGATCTGGAAGTAGAGTATGAAGATGCCATGGGCCACCTGTATAACATTAAATACAAAATAAAGGGTGAAGACCGGTTTCTCACCATCGCCACCACCCGGCCTGAAACCATGCTCGGTGACACCGCTGTGGCGGTCAATCCCGACGACGAGCGCTATCAGGGACTGGGAGGAAAAACGTTGCTCCTTCCGCTGGCAGGCCGTGAAATTCCGGTCATTGAAGATTCGTACGTCGACACCTCGTTCGGTTCCGGCGCTCTCAAAGTCACCCCTGCGCACGACCCCAATGATTTTGAAATCGGTCAACGCCATCAACTTCCCACGGTCAATGTCATGAACCCGGATGGCACGATGAGCGAGAAAGCCGGCACGGATTATGCCGGGCTGGACCGCTACGAGTGCAGGAAAAAAGTAGTCGCGGATCTGGAAACTCAGGGTTTGCTTGTTAAGATTGAAGATCATATGCACTCCGTAGGCCACTGCTACCGGTGCCGGACGGTCGTCGAACCCTATCTTTCCAAGCAGTGGTTCGTTAAAACGAAACCGCTTGCGGAACCTGCGATGGAAGCGGTGAGAAACGGATCGATCAAAATCGTTCCGCAATTCTGGGAAAAAACTTATTTTGAATGGATGGAAAATATCCGCGACTGGTGCATCTCACGGCAAATCTGGTGGGGCCATCAGATTCCCGCATGGCATTGCCCCAAATGCAAAAAAATCACGGTTGCGAGAGAAACCCCGGAAAGGTGTCAGCACTGCGAATCGGAGGAACTGGTTCAGGAAACCGATGTGCTCGATACCTGGTTCAGTTCCGGCCTGTGGCCGTTTTCCACCCTCGGCTGGCCGGACCAAACCATGACCCTTAAAAAGTTTTATCCGACTTCGGTTCTGTGCACCGGGTTCGACATTCTGTTTTTCTGGGTGGCCCGCATGATCATGATGGGTCTCAAAATGATGAAGGAGGTCCCTTTCCGCCAGGTTTATATCCACGCGTTGATCCGCGATGCGGAAGGACAAAAGATGAGCAAGACCAAGGGCAACGTCATCGACCCTCTGGTCATGATGGAAAAGTACGGCACCGATGCTCTCAGGTTCACCCTGGCCGCCTTCGCCGCTCAAGGAAGGGACATCAAACTTGCGGAGGACAGGATCGAAGGGTATCGAAATTTTTGCAACAAATTATGGAATGCTTCGCGTTTCGTTTTCATGAACCTTGAGGATTATAAGGGCACTTGTGAGTTGGACGACTCTCTAAAACGTTCTGCGGCGGACCGGTGGATTTTAAGCCGCCTCAATGCCGCCAGCAAGGAAACCAACGAAGCTCTGGAAGAATTTAAGTTTAATGAAGCCGCCTCGGTTGTTTATAAATTCATCTGGAACGAGTTTTGCGATTGGTACATAGAATTGTCCAAATCCAGTTTGTTCAAACAGGGACCTGAAAAACAGGCGGTGCAAAATGTGTTGGTTCACGTTCTGGAAACCAGCTTGAAGCTTCTGCATCCTTTCATGCCTTTCATCACAGAGGAGATCTGGCAGAAATTACCCGCCGAAGGAAAGACCATCATGACCGCGGCGTTTCCAAGATACGATGACGCGAAAGTGGATGAAAAAATCGAAGAAGAACTTGGGCTGGTGATGGATATTGTGACCAGTGCGCGCAATATCCGCGGGGAGATGAATCTCAATCCGGGGCTTACAGTTCCCCTTGATATCAAGACCGACGATGCCCCAAAAACCCTGCTCATCAAAGCCAGCGCCAAATTGATCAATGAGTTAGCCAGGGTCGAACTGAGAACCGTCGATGCTTCGGTTGTCAAGGCCAAGGCTTCGGCATCTTCAGTGCTGGACGGGATGGACATCATCATTCCGCTGGAAGGCATGATGGATTTTGCCGAAGAGAAAAGCCGTGTCGAAAAAGAGTTGAAAAAAATCGAAAAAGACCTCATATTTTTAGATAAGAAATTATCCAACCAGAATTTTGTCAAAAAAGCGCCTCCCGAGATACTCGAGAAAGATAAACAAAGAAAGCGGGCCCTTTCTGAAAAACAAACCAAGCTCAAGGTCCATTTGCAGACCATAGAGCAAGCAATTTCCTAG